A genomic region of Ehrlichia japonica contains the following coding sequences:
- a CDS encoding Na(+)/H(+) antiporter subunit B yields the protein MFKDPVLRTISILMIPVIILYGLYIQFHGDYSPGGGFQAGVIVASAIILHGILFGLKVTSKVISPYIVKLIGGIGILIYGSTGVVSMLLGSEFLSYSTLMSDPVLGQKLGIFVVELGVGMTVCSSMLTIFFNFVSSYKE from the coding sequence ATGTTTAAAGATCCAGTTTTGCGAACAATATCTATCTTGATGATACCTGTTATAATCTTGTATGGATTATATATTCAATTTCATGGTGATTATAGTCCAGGTGGTGGTTTTCAGGCTGGGGTTATTGTTGCATCTGCAATTATCTTGCATGGTATATTATTTGGATTGAAGGTTACCTCAAAAGTAATATCACCATATATTGTGAAGTTAATTGGTGGTATTGGTATCTTGATATATGGAAGTACTGGTGTTGTATCTATGTTGCTTGGTAGTGAATTTCTATCTTATTCTACTTTAATGAGTGATCCAGTATTGGGACAGAAATTAGGGATATTTGTTGTAGAATTAGGTGTGGGCATGACTGTATGTAGTTCTATGTTGACTATTTTTTTTAACTTTGTATCTTCTTATAAAGAATGA
- a CDS encoding cation:proton antiporter subunit C, producing MIFSYFNYIVSIMLMVIGLYITATSKNLVRKLIGLNIFQTSVLLFYISMGYVSDGAVPILSDSAVLYTNPLPSVLMLTAIVVGVAIFAVGLSIVVKIKMAFSSINDEKIRR from the coding sequence ATGATTTTTAGTTATTTTAATTACATTGTGTCTATAATGTTAATGGTTATAGGATTGTATATTACTGCTACTAGTAAAAATCTTGTAAGGAAGTTGATAGGATTAAATATATTTCAAACTTCTGTATTGTTATTCTATATCTCTATGGGCTATGTTAGTGATGGTGCTGTACCAATTTTAAGTGATAGTGCAGTATTATATACTAATCCTTTACCTAGTGTTTTAATGTTAACAGCCATTGTTGTTGGGGTTGCAATTTTTGCTGTTGGTTTATCAATAGTTGTAAAAATAAAAATGGCATTTTCTTCAATAAATGATGAAAAAATACGTAGATAA
- a CDS encoding ribonuclease E/G, which yields MSDHSKRILIDAVYQDGIRVAVLRDGQVVEFDQESKSKKCLKGNVYCAVVKRIEPSLQAVFIEYGANKHGFLPFSEISLNYYNISEGEKEKLYQVLYEDSDIKNNDDIKNDDDIKSVDDSVICDSKDQGDVSHYNEKLTLLKKDNLKNGKSKLPFYKLYKVQDVIKLDQKLMAQIVKEERGNKGATFSTFITLVGRYCIFMPNSGNKNSGISRRIEDADDRKVLKNFLSAIKLPKESGMIIRTAGSNKSQRDIEQDLSYLQSTWRSIQNSYVSITMPSLLYVEGDIIKRTLRDYCDENTQDIIVSGSYAYELAKECVKFMFRNRVRLRIYKGSVPIFSYYKVESQISELYGNIVNLPSGGYMVITPTEALVSIDVNSGKMTGEDSIEETAYKTNMEAVKEIARQVNLRGLSGLIVIDFIDMLKYRYCRSVESEIKEAFKYDKAKVQFGYISAFGLMEISRQRVKQSILEANTVQCLHCKGVGRVRSLESSSGDILRNIRYCANKNRNKLINISVAGQMVEYFFNNKRQHIAEIEEEFSVSIKLTVNQNTSSTSDFNVSVENDDMLNQSKDVVNVFTVDYKVSEDNKLKEEIQNTPTGNMWIKKWLSRIFSQFNS from the coding sequence GTGTCAGATCATAGTAAAAGGATATTAATTGATGCAGTATATCAAGATGGAATTAGAGTAGCAGTATTACGTGATGGGCAAGTTGTAGAATTTGATCAAGAGTCAAAGAGTAAAAAGTGTTTGAAAGGTAATGTGTATTGTGCTGTAGTAAAACGTATAGAGCCATCTTTGCAGGCAGTATTTATTGAATATGGAGCAAATAAGCACGGGTTTTTACCTTTTTCTGAAATATCATTGAATTATTATAATATATCTGAAGGGGAGAAAGAAAAATTATATCAAGTATTGTATGAAGATTCTGATATAAAAAATAACGATGATATAAAAAATGATGATGATATAAAATCTGTAGATGATTCTGTTATATGTGATAGTAAAGATCAAGGAGATGTTAGCCATTATAATGAAAAGTTGACATTGTTAAAAAAAGATAATTTGAAGAATGGTAAATCTAAATTGCCTTTTTATAAATTGTATAAGGTACAAGATGTAATAAAGCTTGATCAGAAGTTAATGGCACAGATTGTAAAAGAGGAGCGTGGAAACAAGGGGGCAACTTTTTCGACTTTTATTACTCTGGTTGGTAGATATTGTATATTTATGCCGAATTCTGGTAATAAGAACAGTGGTATATCTCGTCGTATTGAGGATGCTGATGATAGAAAGGTTTTGAAGAATTTTCTGAGTGCTATAAAACTACCAAAAGAATCTGGTATGATTATTAGAACTGCTGGGTCTAATAAAAGTCAAAGAGATATAGAGCAGGATTTGTCTTATTTACAATCAACTTGGCGAAGTATACAGAATAGTTATGTAAGTATTACTATGCCATCATTATTATATGTTGAAGGTGATATAATAAAGAGAACATTACGAGATTATTGTGATGAAAATACACAAGATATTATTGTATCTGGTAGCTATGCGTATGAGTTAGCAAAAGAATGTGTTAAATTTATGTTTAGGAATAGGGTGCGTCTTAGAATTTATAAAGGTAGTGTTCCTATTTTTTCTTATTACAAAGTTGAATCGCAAATTTCTGAGCTATACGGAAATATAGTTAATTTACCTTCTGGAGGATATATGGTTATTACTCCAACAGAAGCATTAGTATCAATAGATGTTAATTCTGGTAAGATGACAGGTGAGGACAGTATTGAAGAAACAGCTTATAAAACAAATATGGAAGCTGTTAAAGAAATTGCTAGACAAGTTAATCTAAGAGGATTATCTGGATTGATAGTGATAGATTTCATTGATATGTTAAAATATCGCTATTGTAGATCAGTAGAATCTGAAATTAAAGAAGCTTTTAAATATGATAAAGCAAAAGTGCAGTTTGGCTATATAAGTGCATTTGGATTGATGGAAATATCGAGACAAAGAGTCAAGCAAAGTATATTAGAAGCAAATACAGTACAGTGTTTACATTGCAAGGGTGTGGGTAGAGTTAGATCCCTAGAATCTTCTTCTGGAGATATATTACGTAATATTAGATATTGTGCTAATAAGAATCGTAATAAGTTGATAAATATCTCTGTTGCTGGACAGATGGTAGAATATTTTTTTAACAATAAGCGTCAACATATTGCTGAGATTGAGGAAGAATTCAGTGTATCAATTAAGTTGACTGTTAATCAGAATACAAGTAGCACATCGGATTTTAATGTTAGTGTTGAAAATGATGATATGTTAAATCAAAGTAAAGATGTTGTAAATGTGTTTACTGTTGACTATAAGGTTTCTGAAGATAATAAATTAAAAGAAGAAATACAAAACACTCCTACTGGAAATATGTGGATAAAGAAATGGTTAAGCCGTATATTTTCACAATTTAATTCATAA
- the dnaK gene encoding molecular chaperone DnaK, with amino-acid sequence MAVIGIDLGTTNSCVAVMEGGDTKAIENSEGARTTPSIVAFTDSERLVGDPAKRQATTNAKNTIYASKRLIGRRYQDVKDIKSSYDVVSARNGDAWIKVLGKEYSPSQIGAFVLEKMKETAERHLGHKVEKAVITVPAYFNDAQRQATKDAGKIAGLDVIRIINEPTAAALAYGLNKSDKQKVIAVYDLGGGTFDVSILEIADGVFEVKATNGDTMLGGEDFDHAIMNYLMDDFRKTTGIDLHGDSMAVQRIKEASEKAKIELSNRMETDINLPFISSDSTGPKHLSLKLTRAKFENLVDDLIQRTIEPCKKALKDAGISADKIDEVVLVGGMTRMPKVVQKVKEFFGREPHKGVNPDEVVAIGAAIQGSILAGDVRDVLLLDVTPLSLGIETLGGVFTPLIERNTTIPTKKSQVFSTAEDGQTAVTIKVYQGERKMAVDNKLLGQFSLEGIPSAPRGMPQIEVTFDIDANGIVHVSAKDKASGKEQAIKIQSSGGLSDDEIQRMIKEAEQKAGEDEKRKKFIELKNNGENLIHSTEKSLNEHGDKITSSDKLEIENAIRDVKDSLSSSDMENVDILQQKIDHLVKVSMKLGEALYSNAANNPSAAESTTASNEKDSKVVDSDYQEIDKKDKK; translated from the coding sequence ATGGCTGTTATAGGTATAGATTTAGGTACGACAAATTCTTGTGTTGCGGTTATGGAAGGGGGTGATACAAAGGCTATTGAAAATAGTGAGGGAGCTAGAACTACGCCTTCAATAGTTGCATTTACTGATTCAGAAAGGTTGGTTGGTGATCCAGCAAAACGTCAAGCTACTACAAATGCTAAGAATACTATATATGCTAGTAAAAGGCTTATAGGACGTAGATATCAAGATGTAAAAGATATAAAGTCATCTTATGATGTAGTATCTGCTAGAAATGGGGATGCTTGGATAAAAGTACTTGGTAAAGAGTATTCTCCTAGTCAAATTGGTGCATTTGTTTTGGAAAAAATGAAAGAAACAGCAGAAAGACATCTTGGGCATAAGGTTGAAAAAGCTGTGATTACAGTACCTGCATATTTTAATGACGCACAACGTCAAGCAACAAAAGATGCTGGCAAGATAGCAGGGCTAGATGTTATTAGAATAATCAATGAACCTACAGCTGCTGCTTTAGCATATGGATTAAATAAAAGTGATAAGCAGAAAGTAATAGCAGTATATGATTTAGGTGGTGGTACTTTTGATGTATCAATATTAGAAATTGCTGATGGTGTTTTTGAAGTAAAGGCAACAAATGGGGATACAATGCTTGGTGGTGAAGATTTTGACCATGCAATTATGAACTATTTGATGGATGATTTTAGAAAGACTACAGGTATAGATTTACATGGTGATTCTATGGCAGTGCAAAGAATCAAAGAAGCATCAGAAAAGGCAAAGATAGAGTTATCTAATCGCATGGAAACTGATATAAACCTGCCATTTATTTCTAGTGATAGTACTGGACCTAAGCATTTAAGTTTAAAATTAACTAGAGCTAAATTTGAAAATTTAGTTGATGATCTAATTCAAAGAACTATTGAACCATGTAAAAAAGCTCTTAAGGATGCTGGAATATCTGCAGATAAAATAGATGAAGTTGTATTAGTTGGTGGTATGACTAGAATGCCTAAAGTAGTACAAAAAGTAAAAGAATTTTTTGGTAGAGAGCCTCATAAAGGTGTTAATCCAGATGAAGTTGTAGCAATAGGTGCTGCTATACAAGGAAGTATTCTTGCTGGTGATGTTAGAGATGTATTATTGTTAGATGTAACTCCATTATCTTTAGGTATAGAAACTTTAGGTGGTGTATTTACTCCATTAATTGAAAGGAATACTACAATTCCTACAAAGAAATCTCAAGTATTTTCAACAGCAGAGGATGGTCAAACTGCAGTAACTATTAAAGTATACCAGGGTGAGAGAAAGATGGCAGTTGATAATAAATTATTAGGTCAGTTTAGCTTGGAAGGTATACCTTCAGCTCCTCGTGGTATGCCTCAAATTGAAGTTACATTTGACATAGATGCTAATGGTATAGTACATGTTTCAGCAAAAGATAAAGCTTCTGGTAAAGAGCAAGCTATTAAAATTCAATCTTCAGGTGGGTTAAGTGATGATGAAATTCAAAGAATGATAAAAGAAGCTGAACAAAAAGCTGGGGAAGATGAAAAGCGTAAAAAATTTATTGAGCTAAAAAATAATGGTGAAAATTTAATACACTCTACAGAGAAGTCTTTGAATGAGCATGGAGATAAGATTACAAGTTCTGATAAGCTTGAAATTGAAAATGCTATTAGAGATGTGAAAGATAGTCTCAGTAGTAGTGATATGGAAAATGTAGATATTTTGCAGCAAAAGATTGATCATTTGGTAAAAGTATCAATGAAATTAGGTGAAGCTTTATATTCTAATGCTGCTAATAATCCTTCAGCTGCTGAAAGTACTACAGCAAGTAACGAAAAAGATTCTAAAGTTGTTGATTCTGATTATCAGGAGATTGATAAAAAAGACAAAAAATAG
- a CDS encoding type II toxin-antitoxin system RatA family toxin, with product MSRNEYNLNDSDIINFSAVDLFNIVLDVEKYPDFLPWCKAVYIKERRENIIIADLLANFKGLSGQYTSNVIFKEPTMNQEGWIKVEAVEGLFRFLHNQWTFIPRGENQTLVQFYINCAFKVPMLQSAFNLVCDSAYKRIMTAFKNRANSLLLPE from the coding sequence ATGTCTAGAAATGAATATAACTTAAATGATAGCGATATTATCAATTTTTCTGCTGTTGATTTATTCAATATAGTATTAGATGTTGAGAAATACCCTGATTTTCTTCCATGGTGTAAAGCAGTTTATATAAAAGAACGTAGGGAAAATATAATAATAGCTGATTTGTTAGCTAATTTTAAAGGGTTAAGTGGTCAGTATACTTCAAATGTTATATTTAAGGAGCCTACTATGAATCAAGAAGGGTGGATAAAGGTTGAAGCAGTAGAGGGATTATTTAGATTTTTGCATAATCAATGGACATTTATTCCAAGGGGGGAAAATCAAACATTAGTACAGTTTTATATAAATTGTGCTTTTAAAGTACCTATGTTACAGTCTGCATTTAATTTGGTTTGTGATAGTGCATATAAGAGAATAATGACTGCTTTTAAAAATAGGGCAAATAGTTTATTGTTACCTGAGTAA
- a CDS encoding proton-conducting transporter membrane subunit — protein sequence MTKHSTNRYSIISLMPEFIFLAFIMLVIPLYDIEIEYNVGSMLIFATFSIIIVLVFLYIWNIERRETILYLLYYLSSIATISSTSLLSVAMLFEVMTLSVLIIVASGSNGTNRRVFMHYSFIHFLAGVMLLTGASGQFLGSVSGEDNYKVFFLIGLLINCACFPLSSWVTDTYSTALNNDTIILSVFTTKVSAYLLMLFFHGEKILLFLGIATSIYGIIFSILENNIKRLLCYNLVGQMGLVITTIGFSYGYNDDGVSDIIILQIILSIIYQSLLFMVATSVINSTQRFNLSEIGGLFKKMPIEAMCSLVAISNMGSLPGTAGFVVKFKIIHMINNMNPTEVLIGKLFLLCSMLLFMSVGIKFFSYIFISKSTESPVVKKVCVGSKLSISILALICVLFGIVFSFLLAREGIGKWDSIVLQFKLIFGSIVFFSCFPSLFKGRVNFIMDIDWVYRVLFMRVVLLVNKFLLCIYNILVAMLNHVLDKGVLLCSKSSREILSISSVNPLGLTIMLGMLFIIIMVVVYLCLNL from the coding sequence ATGACTAAACATTCCACTAACCGCTACTCTATTATATCACTTATGCCTGAATTCATCTTTTTAGCATTCATCATGTTAGTGATACCTTTATATGATATAGAGATTGAATATAATGTTGGTAGTATGTTAATATTTGCTACATTTTCTATTATTATAGTTCTAGTTTTTTTATATATTTGGAATATAGAAAGACGTGAGACAATTTTATATCTTCTATATTACTTAAGCAGCATAGCCACTATTTCTTCAACGAGTTTATTATCTGTAGCCATGTTATTTGAGGTTATGACATTAAGTGTATTAATAATAGTTGCTTCTGGCTCTAATGGAACTAACAGAAGAGTATTTATGCATTATTCATTTATTCATTTTTTAGCTGGTGTGATGTTGCTTACTGGAGCGTCTGGTCAATTTTTGGGATCAGTTAGTGGTGAAGATAATTATAAAGTGTTTTTTCTAATAGGTTTATTGATCAATTGTGCTTGCTTTCCTTTATCTTCTTGGGTAACAGATACTTATTCTACAGCATTGAATAATGATACTATCATTTTATCTGTATTTACTACTAAAGTTTCAGCATATCTTTTGATGTTATTTTTTCATGGAGAAAAAATATTATTGTTTTTGGGTATAGCAACATCTATTTATGGGATAATTTTTTCGATATTAGAAAATAATATTAAGCGTTTACTTTGCTATAATTTAGTTGGACAGATGGGATTAGTTATCACCACGATAGGATTTTCTTATGGGTATAATGATGATGGTGTTAGTGATATAATTATTTTACAGATAATTCTGTCTATAATTTATCAGAGTTTGTTATTTATGGTTGCTACTTCTGTGATAAATAGTACTCAAAGATTTAATCTTAGTGAAATTGGTGGATTATTCAAAAAAATGCCAATTGAAGCAATGTGTTCTCTAGTTGCTATATCTAATATGGGGTCTTTACCTGGTACTGCTGGTTTTGTTGTAAAGTTTAAGATTATACACATGATAAATAATATGAATCCTACAGAGGTGTTAATAGGTAAATTATTCTTGCTATGTAGTATGTTATTATTTATGAGCGTTGGAATAAAGTTTTTTTCGTATATATTTATATCTAAATCTACAGAAAGTCCTGTTGTTAAAAAGGTTTGTGTGGGATCTAAGCTATCAATCTCAATATTAGCATTAATTTGTGTATTGTTCGGGATAGTATTCAGTTTCCTGTTAGCGCGGGAAGGTATTGGAAAGTGGGATAGTATTGTATTGCAATTTAAATTAATATTTGGAAGTATAGTGTTTTTTAGTTGTTTCCCCTCCCTTTTTAAGGGAAGAGTTAATTTTATTATGGACATTGATTGGGTCTATAGAGTATTGTTTATGCGTGTAGTATTGCTTGTTAACAAGTTTTTGTTATGCATTTATAATATTCTTGTTGCGATGTTAAACCATGTGTTGGATAAGGGAGTATTATTATGTTCTAAGAGCAGTCGGGAAATTTTGAGTATATCAAGTGTTAATCCTTTAGGATTAACAATAATGCTAGGTATGTTATTTATTATTATTATGGTTGTTGTATACTTATGTTTGAATCTTTAA
- the ffh gene encoding signal recognition particle protein produces MFESLTSSLTNVIQRMQSKHVISSEDFDATMEEVKVALLEADVSLVVVKNFISNVKEKIVGETTVKGVLPTQMIIKKIQDCLIEILGSEKCELNISNKPFSVIMMIGLQGVGKTTTTAKLALKLKNKGKEVLMVSLDVYRPAAQKQLEILGEQIDVQTLPIIENQTPIEIAKRAVDIVQQNDFDVLILDTAGRLHIDQVMMEELQAIRDLTSPSEVILVVDSMIGQDAVNVAKSFDSSGITGIILTRVDGDARGGAALSMKMSVGKPIKFIATGEKLNDLDDFYPDRIAKRILNMGDVVSLVEKATEAVGKHAIDEMQRKAQKGEFDLNDLVHHLKALNKLGGIANILKFIPNFGPDIKRQVSVIANDSRSKQYIAIINSMTKQERKNPKILNGARKARIAKGSGVHINVINMLIKQFNQMSNLMGKFSKLKSTNFMNLFNEK; encoded by the coding sequence ATGTTTGAATCTTTAACTAGTAGTTTAACTAATGTAATTCAAAGGATGCAGAGTAAGCATGTTATTTCTTCTGAGGACTTTGATGCTACAATGGAAGAAGTGAAAGTCGCTTTGCTTGAAGCAGATGTTTCTTTAGTTGTAGTTAAGAATTTTATCAGTAATGTTAAGGAAAAAATAGTTGGGGAAACTACTGTAAAAGGTGTATTACCGACACAAATGATAATAAAGAAGATCCAGGATTGTTTGATTGAAATATTAGGATCTGAAAAGTGTGAGTTAAATATCTCTAATAAGCCTTTTTCTGTTATTATGATGATAGGGCTTCAAGGTGTTGGTAAAACTACAACTACGGCTAAGTTAGCGTTAAAATTAAAAAATAAAGGGAAAGAAGTCTTAATGGTATCGTTGGACGTCTATCGTCCTGCAGCTCAAAAACAATTGGAAATATTGGGAGAACAGATAGATGTTCAAACTTTGCCTATTATTGAAAATCAAACTCCTATTGAGATAGCAAAGAGAGCAGTGGATATTGTTCAACAAAATGATTTTGATGTTTTAATTTTAGATACAGCAGGAAGATTGCATATTGATCAGGTGATGATGGAAGAATTACAAGCCATTAGAGATCTTACCTCTCCTAGTGAAGTGATTTTGGTTGTTGATTCTATGATAGGTCAAGATGCTGTAAATGTAGCTAAGTCATTTGATAGCAGTGGGATTACAGGTATAATTTTAACCCGTGTTGATGGGGATGCTAGGGGTGGTGCTGCACTTTCTATGAAGATGTCGGTTGGTAAGCCTATTAAATTTATTGCTACTGGTGAGAAGTTGAATGATTTGGATGATTTTTATCCAGATAGGATTGCTAAACGAATATTAAATATGGGTGACGTTGTATCTTTAGTAGAAAAGGCTACAGAAGCTGTAGGTAAGCATGCTATAGATGAAATGCAAAGAAAAGCTCAGAAAGGTGAATTTGACCTAAATGATTTAGTGCACCATTTGAAGGCTTTAAATAAGTTAGGTGGTATTGCTAATATTTTGAAATTTATTCCTAATTTTGGTCCTGATATTAAACGTCAAGTTTCTGTAATTGCAAATGATAGTAGATCGAAACAATATATAGCAATTATTAATTCTATGACAAAACAAGAAAGAAAAAATCCTAAGATATTGAATGGTGCACGTAAAGCTAGAATTGCAAAAGGTTCTGGAGTACATATTAACGTTATTAATATGTTAATAAAGCAATTTAACCAAATGAGTAACTTGATGGGTAAATTTAGTAAGCTTAAAAGTACAAATTTTATGAATCTATTTAATGAGAAATAA
- the era gene encoding GTPase Era gives MDHTDKKCSMTAIVGTTNAGKSTLINMLVGQKVAAVTPKVQTTRVRMHAVLNNENVQLIFIDTPGIFSPKTKLEKFIVKHAWMSLKGIESIILLLDVKNYLNKHVEKIISRIKQSNINAILVVNKIDRVSVSSIDKAIEHMYLLHNFSKTFTISALHNIGLSRLIDYLCEISPSGPWLYPEDQISDAPLKFFMAEITREKLFLSLHHELPYSLSVVTEALEEKEDGSLIVKQVIYVTKDSHRTIILGKKGEMIKKISIESRSDLQEILNLKIHLFLFVKVREFWLNYLDKCVGYVE, from the coding sequence ATGGATCATACAGATAAAAAGTGTTCTATGACTGCTATAGTTGGAACAACTAATGCAGGAAAATCGACATTAATTAACATGCTGGTGGGACAAAAAGTTGCAGCAGTAACTCCAAAAGTGCAGACTACTAGAGTTAGAATGCATGCTGTATTGAATAATGAAAATGTTCAGTTAATATTTATAGATACACCAGGTATTTTTTCTCCAAAGACAAAGTTGGAAAAATTTATAGTAAAACATGCTTGGATGTCTCTCAAAGGTATTGAAAGTATAATACTGTTACTTGATGTAAAAAATTATTTGAATAAGCATGTTGAAAAGATTATTAGTAGAATCAAGCAATCTAATATTAACGCTATTCTAGTAGTAAATAAAATTGATAGGGTATCTGTGTCATCAATTGATAAGGCTATAGAACATATGTATTTATTACATAATTTTAGTAAAACTTTTACTATATCAGCATTACATAATATTGGATTAAGTCGTTTAATTGATTACCTATGTGAAATTTCGCCTAGTGGTCCTTGGTTATATCCTGAAGATCAGATTAGTGATGCGCCGTTAAAGTTTTTTATGGCTGAAATTACACGGGAAAAGTTATTTTTGTCTCTACATCATGAATTACCTTATTCTTTATCTGTAGTTACTGAGGCATTAGAAGAAAAAGAAGATGGAAGCTTAATTGTTAAGCAGGTAATATATGTAACTAAAGATAGTCATAGAACTATAATTTTAGGTAAAAAGGGAGAAATGATAAAGAAGATTAGTATAGAATCTAGATCTGATCTTCAGGAAATTCTTAATTTGAAGATACATCTTTTTTTATTTGTAAAAGTTAGAGAATTTTGGCTAAATTATTTAGATAAATGTGTAGGATATGTTGAATAG
- a CDS encoding 3'-5' exonuclease, translated as MLNSLLVFDIETVPDVDVCCNLLSNFDDTVELNEKREALINYHLEVTDGKNPFLRQPFHKVVAISFLKADIKRIGEYESFHLQEIRSGGKVESTEKDLLKGFFQYVSSLRPRFVSFNGRTFDFPVLKYRAMVHGIQAGCLYKIGDKWNNYFQRYSIDWHCDLLDYLSDFGTSARIKMNEVCSVLNFPGKFGIDGSRVAELYDNGKISEIRDYCETDVINTYLVYLRMMHYQDRITSLNYNDSISDLLSYLDANEKEHFKQFRIEWDKSCSGNFYL; from the coding sequence ATGTTGAATAGTTTATTAGTTTTTGATATAGAAACAGTTCCAGATGTAGATGTTTGTTGTAATCTTTTGAGTAATTTTGATGATACGGTTGAGCTAAATGAAAAAAGAGAAGCATTAATAAATTACCATTTGGAAGTTACTGATGGTAAGAATCCATTTTTAAGACAACCTTTTCATAAGGTGGTTGCTATTAGTTTTCTAAAAGCAGATATTAAAAGAATAGGGGAATATGAATCCTTTCATTTACAAGAGATACGTTCTGGTGGAAAAGTAGAGTCTACAGAAAAGGATTTGCTAAAGGGATTTTTTCAATATGTTTCATCTTTGAGACCAAGGTTTGTATCTTTTAATGGACGTACTTTTGATTTCCCAGTATTAAAATATAGAGCTATGGTACATGGTATACAGGCGGGGTGTTTGTATAAAATTGGGGATAAGTGGAATAATTATTTTCAACGTTATAGCATTGATTGGCATTGTGATCTATTAGATTATCTTTCTGATTTTGGTACTTCTGCTAGAATAAAGATGAATGAGGTATGTTCAGTATTGAATTTTCCTGGTAAATTTGGTATTGATGGGTCAAGGGTTGCTGAATTATATGATAACGGTAAAATATCTGAGATTCGTGATTACTGTGAGACAGATGTAATAAATACTTATTTAGTATACTTAAGGATGATGCATTATCAAGATAGAATTACATCACTAAATTATAATGATAGCATAAGTGATTTATTATCGTATTTAGATGCTAATGAAAAGGAACATTTCAAACAATTTAGAATCGAGTGGGATAAATCTTGTAGCGGAAATTTTTATCTTTAA
- a CDS encoding TIGR02281 family clan AA aspartic protease: MRNVKYVLFWLGFIVLVTLFDGIKGDVANRKYFEKFFPNNVTQNTSVSYVDGGGVEFRRAKDGHFYIEAMVHGIPVNFLVDTGATDIVLSVEDAKRLKNHLKYLNRKKTYHTANGTVKALYVEISEMQVGKFIVNNVKASVNVSPMRTSLLGMSFLQYFHFNMSGDKLTLNSY; this comes from the coding sequence ATGCGAAATGTAAAGTATGTATTATTTTGGTTAGGTTTTATAGTGTTAGTAACACTGTTTGACGGGATAAAAGGTGATGTTGCTAATAGAAAATACTTTGAGAAATTTTTTCCAAATAACGTTACTCAAAACACAAGCGTTAGTTACGTTGATGGAGGAGGAGTTGAGTTTCGTAGAGCCAAAGATGGTCATTTTTATATAGAAGCTATGGTGCATGGTATACCAGTTAATTTTTTAGTTGACACTGGGGCTACTGATATAGTCTTGTCAGTGGAAGATGCAAAGAGATTGAAAAATCATCTAAAGTACTTAAATAGAAAGAAGACTTATCATACTGCTAATGGTACAGTAAAAGCTTTATATGTAGAAATATCTGAAATGCAGGTAGGAAAATTTATTGTTAATAATGTAAAAGCTAGTGTTAATGTTTCTCCGATGCGCACTTCTCTTTTAGGAATGAGTTTTTTACAATATTTTCATTTCAATATGAGTGGAGATAAATTAACATTAAATTCTTATTAA